The Iamia majanohamensis genome window below encodes:
- a CDS encoding serine hydrolase domain-containing protein, giving the protein MSAQPGPGPLEAVEEWPCSHVSAAVVDRGQGIRWAIGDLDHRYALASVTKPLVATAALLAVEEGSLALDRPAGPEGATVAHLLAHASGLGLDGRELASPEHRRIYSNTGYEVLGEVMEADTGIPVATYLAEGVLGPLGMASTSLDGSPAWAATSTAADLARWAGELLAPRLLAASTVERARTVAFPGLEGLVPGYGKQSPNDWGLGFEIKGTKDPHWTAPDGSPATFGHFGRSGTFVWIDPDAARALVVLTDEEFEAWAKPRWPALSSAVLAAP; this is encoded by the coding sequence GTGAGCGCGCAGCCCGGGCCCGGCCCCCTCGAGGCGGTGGAGGAGTGGCCCTGCAGCCACGTGTCCGCCGCCGTGGTCGACCGCGGCCAGGGCATCCGCTGGGCCATCGGCGACCTCGACCATCGCTACGCCCTGGCCTCGGTCACCAAGCCCCTCGTGGCCACCGCTGCCCTCCTCGCCGTGGAGGAGGGCAGCCTGGCCCTCGACCGCCCCGCCGGGCCCGAGGGCGCCACCGTCGCCCACCTGCTGGCCCACGCCTCGGGCCTCGGCCTCGACGGCCGGGAGCTGGCCTCGCCCGAGCACCGCCGCATCTACAGCAACACCGGCTACGAGGTCCTGGGCGAGGTCATGGAGGCCGACACCGGGATCCCCGTCGCCACCTACCTGGCCGAGGGCGTCCTCGGTCCGCTCGGCATGGCCTCGACCAGCCTCGACGGGTCCCCGGCCTGGGCCGCCACCAGCACCGCGGCCGACCTGGCCCGGTGGGCCGGGGAGCTCCTCGCCCCCCGCCTGCTGGCCGCCTCGACCGTGGAGCGGGCCCGCACCGTGGCCTTCCCCGGCCTCGAGGGCCTGGTGCCCGGCTACGGCAAGCAGTCCCCCAACGACTGGGGCCTCGGCTTCGAGATCAAGGGCACCAAGGACCCGCACTGGACCGCGCCCGACGGCAGCCCCGCCACCTTCGGCCACTTCGGGCGCAGCGGCACCTTCGTGTGGATCGACCCCGACGCGGCCCGGGCCCTGGTCGTGCTCACCGACGAGGAGTTCGAGGCCTGGGCCAAGCCCCGCTGGCCCGCCCTCTCGAGCGCCGTCCTCGCCGCCCCCTGA
- a CDS encoding MGMT family protein has protein sequence MTDDEAAAPDDPAHTAALVARHRMDGAAPDLERAVAAVLRSLVAGDVVTYGEVADEAGWPGRSRAVGRVLSTSGGAFPWWRVVNAAGRLVPGHEEEQARRLAAEGVEVRAGRVRPRR, from the coding sequence ATGACCGACGACGAGGCGGCTGCGCCCGACGACCCCGCCCACACCGCCGCCCTGGTGGCCCGCCACCGCATGGACGGGGCCGCCCCCGACCTGGAGCGGGCGGTGGCCGCGGTGCTGCGGTCGCTCGTCGCCGGCGACGTGGTGACCTACGGCGAGGTCGCCGACGAGGCGGGCTGGCCGGGCCGGTCGCGGGCCGTGGGCCGGGTGCTCTCCACCTCCGGCGGGGCCTTCCCGTGGTGGCGGGTGGTCAACGCCGCCGGACGCCTCGTCCCGGGCCACGAGGAGGAGCAGGCCCGCCGCCTGGCCGCCGAGGGCGTCGAGGTGCGCGCCGGGCGCGTCCGCCCCCGCCGCTGA
- a CDS encoding YqjF family protein — translation MTPEVTVPGGAALPEPVRPRATAPVARPVMHQGWLDLTSVHWRYDPEVVQRLLPPGFRVDTFDGAAWVGIIPFLMHRVRPPGLPPLGRLSTFLETNVRTYLVAPDGRRGVWFASLDVTRLLPALVARATYGLPYCWARMRTERTGDVVHHTSRRRWPRSTAGASVDLRVRLGEVVPPDEVGELEHFVTARWGLGNQFGRLPLWAAVDHGPWMLRRAELLSCDESLTAAAGLPPPEGEPLVLWSPGVQVRIGRPRVVWGTGGPHP, via the coding sequence GTGACCCCCGAGGTGACGGTCCCGGGCGGCGCCGCCCTCCCCGAGCCGGTCCGCCCGCGCGCCACCGCGCCCGTCGCCCGCCCGGTGATGCACCAGGGGTGGCTGGACCTCACCTCGGTCCACTGGCGCTACGACCCCGAGGTCGTCCAGCGGCTGCTGCCCCCCGGGTTCCGGGTCGACACCTTCGACGGCGCCGCGTGGGTCGGGATCATCCCGTTCCTGATGCACCGGGTCCGCCCGCCCGGGCTGCCGCCGCTCGGCCGGCTCTCCACCTTCCTCGAGACCAACGTCCGCACCTACCTGGTGGCCCCCGACGGGCGCCGGGGGGTGTGGTTCGCCAGCCTCGACGTGACCCGCCTGCTGCCCGCCCTGGTGGCCCGGGCCACCTACGGCCTGCCCTACTGCTGGGCCCGGATGCGCACCGAGCGCACCGGGGACGTCGTCCACCACACGTCCCGGCGACGCTGGCCCCGGTCGACCGCGGGCGCCTCGGTCGACCTCCGGGTCCGGCTGGGGGAGGTGGTCCCGCCGGACGAGGTGGGCGAGCTCGAGCACTTCGTCACCGCCCGCTGGGGCCTGGGCAACCAGTTCGGGCGCCTGCCCCTCTGGGCCGCGGTCGACCACGGCCCGTGGATGCTCCGCCGGGCCGAGCTCCTGTCGTGCGACGAGTCGCTCACGGCCGCCGCCGGGCTGCCGCCGCCGGAGGGCGAGCCCCTCGTCCTGTGGTCGCCCGGCGTGCAGGTCCGCATCGGGCGGCCCCGGGTGGTTTGGGGGACGGGCGGCCCGCACCCGTAG
- a CDS encoding DEAD/DEAH box helicase, whose translation MTTSFEQLGVDAALVKALSAEGIDQAFPIQELCINDALAGRDVCGKAKTGSGKTLAFGLPTLQRVPAADPRRPRALILVPTRELATQVSEELIPLGRAVDVSVSAVYGGANMAGQIKQLEKGSDVVVATPGRMIDLIERGEAWLDDVEIVVVDEADRMADMGFLPQVEWLLRHIKGRHQTLLFSATLDGAVKTLVTRYQTDPVRHEVASPQVTVEEMTHRFLTVHQMDKSKVIAAIGRASNRTIVFTRTKRYADRLVQDLRDEGVKAGAIHGDLPQRLREKALAGFTEGSVPVLVATDVAARGIHVDDVDVVIHGDPPEDHKAYIHRSGRTARAGEEGLVVTLALWNEELDVRRLQKRLGLDMPIVEVFSNDPRLEDLAGWDPTADSAA comes from the coding sequence ATGACAACGAGCTTCGAACAGCTCGGGGTCGACGCAGCCCTGGTCAAGGCGCTCTCCGCCGAGGGCATCGACCAGGCCTTCCCGATCCAAGAGCTGTGCATCAACGACGCCCTCGCCGGGCGCGACGTCTGCGGGAAGGCCAAGACCGGGTCGGGCAAGACCCTGGCCTTCGGCCTCCCGACCCTCCAACGGGTCCCCGCCGCCGATCCCCGACGACCACGCGCCCTCATCCTCGTCCCCACTCGCGAGCTGGCCACCCAGGTCTCCGAGGAGCTGATCCCCCTCGGCCGGGCCGTCGACGTGTCCGTCTCGGCGGTCTACGGCGGGGCCAACATGGCCGGCCAGATCAAGCAGCTGGAGAAGGGGTCCGACGTCGTCGTGGCCACCCCCGGCCGCATGATCGACCTCATCGAGCGGGGCGAGGCCTGGCTCGACGACGTCGAGATCGTCGTCGTCGACGAGGCCGACCGCATGGCCGACATGGGCTTCCTGCCCCAGGTCGAGTGGCTGCTGCGCCACATCAAGGGCCGGCACCAGACGCTGCTGTTCTCGGCCACCCTCGACGGTGCGGTGAAGACCCTCGTCACCCGGTACCAGACCGACCCGGTGCGCCACGAGGTCGCCTCGCCCCAGGTGACGGTGGAGGAGATGACCCACCGCTTCCTGACGGTCCACCAGATGGACAAGTCGAAGGTCATCGCCGCCATCGGCCGGGCCTCGAACCGCACCATCGTGTTCACCCGGACCAAGCGCTACGCCGACCGGCTGGTGCAGGACCTGCGCGACGAGGGCGTGAAGGCCGGCGCCATCCACGGCGACCTGCCCCAGCGGCTCCGCGAGAAGGCGCTGGCGGGCTTCACCGAGGGCTCCGTCCCGGTCCTGGTGGCCACCGACGTGGCCGCCCGGGGCATCCACGTCGACGACGTCGACGTGGTCATCCACGGCGACCCGCCCGAGGACCACAAGGCCTACATCCACCGGTCGGGCCGCACCGCCCGCGCCGGCGAGGAGGGCCTCGTGGTCACCCTGGCCCTCTGGAACGAGGAGCTCGACGTGCGCCGCCTCCAGAAGCGCCTCGGGCTCGACATGCCCATCGTCGAGGTCTTCTCCAACGACCCCCGGCTGGAGGACCTGGCCGGCTGGGACCCCACGGCCGACAGCGCGGCCTGA
- a CDS encoding phytanoyl-CoA dioxygenase family protein: protein MDAPTDLDVHLARISDQGYTVLEGVLDDDLLAAVDDALARLEHELEAEPAANAFEGHATVRIYNLLARDRVFEQVPVHPAVLPVVEGVIGRSPLVSSLSSIAIDGGEAAQPLHVDDAVIPLPRPHPPVICNSMWALTDFTEANGATRLVPGSHHRDHAPEFGRDHPSVPAEMARGSVLVWPGSLWHGGGANTTEVRRTGLAMNYCAGWVRQQENQQLGIPLEVARRFSPELQELCGFGVYRGLIGHIDKHAPAQLLLGGRGEQSLFDAVP from the coding sequence GTGGACGCGCCGACCGACCTCGATGTCCACCTGGCCCGGATCTCGGACCAGGGCTACACGGTCCTCGAGGGCGTGCTCGACGACGACCTCCTCGCCGCCGTCGACGACGCCCTGGCCCGGCTGGAGCACGAGCTGGAGGCCGAGCCGGCGGCCAACGCCTTCGAGGGCCACGCCACGGTCCGCATCTACAACCTCCTGGCCCGGGACCGGGTCTTCGAGCAGGTGCCGGTGCACCCGGCGGTCCTGCCGGTGGTCGAGGGCGTGATCGGACGGTCCCCCCTGGTGTCGTCGCTCTCGTCCATCGCCATCGACGGCGGGGAGGCGGCCCAACCGCTCCACGTCGACGACGCCGTGATCCCCCTCCCCCGCCCCCACCCGCCGGTCATCTGCAACTCGATGTGGGCCCTGACCGACTTCACCGAGGCCAACGGGGCCACCCGGCTCGTCCCCGGCTCCCACCACCGCGACCACGCTCCGGAGTTCGGCCGCGACCACCCCAGCGTCCCCGCCGAGATGGCCCGGGGCTCGGTGCTGGTCTGGCCCGGGTCGCTGTGGCACGGCGGCGGGGCCAACACCACCGAGGTCCGTCGCACCGGGCTGGCCATGAACTACTGCGCGGGCTGGGTGCGCCAGCAGGAGAACCAGCAGCTGGGCATCCCCCTGGAGGTGGCCCGCCGCTTCTCGCCGGAGCTGCAGGAGCTGTGCGGCTTCGGCGTCTACCGGGGCCTCATCGGCCACATCGACAAGCACGCCCCCGCCCAGCTGCTGCTGGGCGGCCGGGGCGAGCAGAGCCTCTTCGACGCGGTGCCGTGA
- a CDS encoding glutathione peroxidase → MALYDHDVHTLDGSEADLHDLEGKATLIVNVASKCGLTPQYEGLERLQQTYAARGFTVAGFPCNQFMGQEPGTAEEIQTFCSTTYGVSFPMFEKIDVNGDDRHPLYAELTQVADDEGHQGDIRWNFEKFLVGPDGEVKARFAPQVEPEDPKVTAAIEDALPS, encoded by the coding sequence ATGGCCCTCTACGACCACGACGTCCACACCCTCGACGGCTCCGAGGCCGACCTCCACGACCTGGAGGGCAAGGCCACCCTCATCGTCAACGTGGCCTCCAAGTGCGGCCTCACGCCCCAGTACGAGGGCCTGGAGCGCCTCCAGCAGACCTACGCGGCGCGCGGCTTCACCGTCGCCGGCTTCCCCTGCAACCAGTTCATGGGCCAGGAGCCGGGCACGGCCGAGGAGATCCAGACCTTCTGCTCCACCACCTACGGCGTGTCGTTCCCGATGTTCGAGAAGATCGACGTCAACGGCGACGACCGCCACCCCCTCTACGCCGAGCTCACCCAGGTGGCCGACGACGAGGGCCACCAGGGCGACATCCGCTGGAACTTCGAGAAGTTCCTCGTCGGCCCCGACGGCGAGGTCAAGGCCCGCTTCGCCCCCCAGGTCGAGCCCGAGGACCCGAAGGTCACCGCCGCCATCGAGGACGCCCTGCCCTCCTGA